Below is a genomic region from Streptomyces ferrugineus.
CGACGCGGTCGTCATCGCCGCCGGCGCCACGACCGCCCGTGACCTCCCGGTCCCCGGCCGCGAGCTCAAGGGCGTCCACCAGGCGATGGAGTACCTGCCGCTGGCGAACAAGGTCCAGGAGGGCGACTACGTCACCTCCCCGATCTCGGCCGAGGGCAAGCACGTCGTCGTCATCGGCGGTGGCGACACCGGCGCCGACTGCGTGGGCACCGCCCACCGCCAGGGCGCGGCCTCGGTGACCCAGCTGGAGATCATGCCGAGGCCGGGCGAGGAGCGTGCCGCGCACCAGCCGTGGCCGACCTTCCCGATGCTGTACAAGGTCACCTCCGCGCACGAGGAGGGCGGCGAGCGCGTCTACTCGGTGTCGACGACGCACTTCGAGGGCGACGAGGACGGCAACGTCCAGTGGCTGCACATGACCGAGGTCGAGTTCGTCGACGGCAAGCTCACGTCCAAGCCGGGCACCGAGCGCAAGATCCCGGCCCAGCTGGTGACGCTGGCCATGGGCTTCACCGGCACCGACCGGGACAACGGCCTGGTCGAGCAGTTCGGCCTGGAGCTCGACGAGCGCGGCAACGTCGCCCGCGACGCCGACTTCCAGACCAATGTGCCGGGCGTCTTCGTCGCCGGTGACGCGGGCCGCGGCCAGTCGCTCATCGTGTGGGCGATCGCGGAGGGCCGCTCGGCCGCCCGCGGCTGCGACCGCTTCCTGACCGGCGCGAGCGACCTGCCGGCCCCGATCCGCCCGACGGACCGCGCCCTGATGGCCTGACACCTCAACAGACGTCCCGTACAACGGCGTACGGAACACTGACGGCGCCTGCCCACAGTCCCCGACCGGACGACTGGGCGGGCGCCGTCGCCTTGCGCTCAGGACTTTCGAAACACCCCTAGGGCACCCGGTACGTCTCCCCGTACACCTGCCACCGCAGAGGCGTCCGCAACTGCAGATTCCCGTCGGAAAGGAACCGTCGCTGGGCCGTGTCGATGCGGGTGGTGTCGGTGTTCGGCCGCTTCTCCCGCATGGCCGTGCGGCGGACGTCGAGGAAGGCGTCCAGGTAGGCCTTCTCGGAGCCGCCCTGGGAGGGGGACTCCGCCTTGCGCAGGGCGCGTTCGCGCAGGACGTAGAAGCCGTCCTCGTCGATGCCCGGGCCGTGGAAGACCATCGCGTCGTAGTAGACGAACTGGCCCAGCGTGCCCAGGCCGTCGAGCTTGGCGAGGCGGACGGCCGGGTCGAAGTAGGCGCGGTCGCGCTCGGCGAGCTGGGCCTCGCGGAAGGCGGTCACCTCGGACTCCGCCTTCCAGGCGGCCGTGAAGCCGGGGTCGAGTCCCTCGTGGGAGTCGGTGCCGTCGACCGCGCGCAGGGCGGGCAGGTACTCGGCGAGTCCGTTGTCCGGGTGGTCGGCGGTGTAGCGCTCGACCAGGGCGAGCAGGTCGTGGGTGCCGGTGCAGAAGCCGATGACGCCGGCGGTGTAGCCCTGGCCGTCGTCGAGGTCCTCGATGTAGCCGTAGGTGTCGCGCCAGTTCAGGGTCGAGTTCTCGGCCGTGGACACGAGCTGCTGGGCCAGTTCCTTCTTCGCCGGGTCGGCCAGACCCGGTGGCAGGCTCGCGATCAGCTTGTCGTCCGCCGACCGCTCCTGCTCGGCGCGGTTCTTGGCCTCCTGGCGGGTCGACTGCTGCGCGGTGGCGGCGGGGGGCTCGGCCGGGCCCTCGGCGGAGTCGGTGGGGACGAGGAAGTAGGCGGCCGCGGCGATGACCACGGGGGCGGCCGCGAACAGCAGGATTCCGGTGCGTCTCACAGTGTCAGTCCTCCGCCCGTCAGATCCGAGACCCTGGCGGTGGCGACCACGGCCAGCAGCACCAGCACACCCACGCACGCGGCCACCTGGATCACGGCCCGGCGCGGTCCGCGTGGGGCGTAGGCGTAGGCGAGCGTCACCACGGCACCGGTCAGCAGCCCGCCGAGGTGGCCCTGCCAGGAGGTCAGGCCGGCGGACAGCAGCAACCACAGCAGCAGGAACACCATGAACCGGTTGACCGGCCGCATGTCCGCACCGACCCGGCGGGCCAGCACGTAGTACGCGGCGCCGAGACCGAAGATCGCCCCCGAGGCGCCGACCGACTCCCGGGCAGGGTGGGTGAGGAGCAGTTCCATGACGGAGCCGCCGAGCGCCGACAGGAGATAGAGAGCGAGGTAGCGGACCCGGCCGAGCTGGATCTCCAGGAGGTGTCCGAGGTGCCACAGCGCGGCCATGTTCATCACGATGTGCAGAATCCCGAACGTGCCCTCCGTGGGCGGCAGATGCAGGAACGCGCTGGTGATCAGCCGCTCCCACTCACCTGCGGCGACACCCTCGGTGTGGAAGTTCCCCAGAACGCCGCCGACGTCGGGGTAGTAGCCGGCGTCAAGCCCGGCCAGCCGGAACCCGACCATCGACAACCGCCCGATGATCTCCGGAAACGCCAGCTCGGCCAGGTAGACCAGGATGTTGAGGGCGATCAGGAGGTACGTCACGACGGCTGTCTCGGCGATCCGCCCGCCGACGACCGTCCGGGCCTGCCGCACCGACCGGGCGCCCTCCTTCACACACTCCACGCACTGGTGGCCGACGGACGCCTCCCGCATGCAGTCCGGGCAGATGTAGCGGTCGCAGCGGGTACAGCGGACGTAGGACGCCACCTTGGGGTGGCGATAACAGGTGGTGACGGTGGACTCGGGCTCCACGCCGGCTCCTCCAGGGACGGAACGATCAGTGAGCCGGTGGGGACGGCGCCGAACAAAATAACCAATGCCCGTGGACGGTGGGAGAGGTGGGGCCGAGGTGCCGTAGCCTCGGCAGCCGGACCGGTGCGTCAAGGGGGAGACAAGACATGGCCGCGATCAGTCTCAGCAAGGTGGAGGAGACCGCGCCCGCGCTGGTCAGCCTGTACAAGAGCGCCGGGGTGTCGCTGCGCAAGCACGGACTGGACGGGGTGCGGGCCGCGGTCTACCTGGTCGTCGACTACTCCGGGTCGATGCGGCCGTACTACAAGGACGGCAGCGTGCAGGCCCTGGCCGACCGGGTGCTCGGGCTGTCGGCCCACCTCGACGACGACGGGATCGTGCCGGTCGTCTTCTTCTCCACCGACGTCGACGCCGTCACCGACATCGCGCTGGCCGATCACCGGGGGCGGATCGAGCGGATCGCGGCCGGGCTCGGGCACATGGGCAAGACCAGCTACCACCTGGCCATGGACGCCGTCATCGACCACTACCTGGACAGCGGCTCGACGGACCCCGCCCTGGTCGTGTTCCAGACCGACGGCGGCCCCATCAACAAGCTCGCCGCGGAACGGTATCTGTGCAAGGCGGCCCGGCTTCCGCTGTTCTGGCAGTTCATCGGCTTCGGGGACCCGAACAGCAAGCAGTTCGACTATCTGCGCAAGCTCGACGAGCTGGCGGTGCCGGACAGGCGGGTCGTCGACAACGCCGGGTTCTTCCACGCCGGTTCGGACCCGCGCAGGATGTCCGACGCCGAGCTGTACGACCGTCTGCTCGGGGAGTTCCCGAAGTGGCTGGTGGCGGCGCGGGCGCAGGGGATCGTACGGCCGCACCGACCGTGAGCCGGGGCGTTCGCCCCGTTGGCGAGGCCTGTGGGGCCGTGTCACCCTGTGGTTGATCCGACGGGGAGGCGACGTATGGACGGCGCGCGATCGGAGAACGACGGGACGACTGCACGGAGAGCGGCTCCGCCCGGGAAGGGCGAGAAGGTCGCCGACTGGGCCGACGGGCGGCTCGGCCTCTACGCGCTGGCCAAAGCCAATATGCGCAAGGTCTTCCCGGACCACTGGTCCTTCATGCTGGGCGAGGTCTGCCTCTACAGCTTCCTGATCCTGATCCTCACCGGCGTCTACCTCACCCTGTTCTTCGACCCGAGCACCAACGAGGTCGTCTACAACGGCACCTACGAGCCGCTCAACGGCGTCCTGATGACCAGGGCCTACGAGTCCACGCTCGACATCAGCTTCGACGTCCGCGGCGGGCTGCTCATGCGGCAGATCCACCACTGGGCGGCGCTGGTCTTCGTCACCGGCATGCTCGTGCACATGATGCGGGTGTTCTTCACCGGCGCCTTCCGCAAGCCGCGCGAGCTGAACTGGGTGTTCGGCTGGACCCTGCTGATGCTCGGCATCATCACCGGCCTGACCGGCTACTCCCTCCCCGACGACCTGCTGTCCGGCACCGGCCTCAGGTTCGCGCACGGCGCGATCCTGTCCGTCCCGATCGTGGGCACCTACCTGGCGTTCTTCCTCTTCGGCGGGGAGTTCCCCGGCGAGGACTTCATCGCCCGGCTGTACCCGGTCCACATCCTGCTGCTGCCCGGGATCATGCTCGGCCTGGTGGTCGCCCATCTGATCCTGGTCTTCTACCACAAGCACACCCAGTACCCCGGCCCCGGCCGCGACCAGAAGTCGGTCGTCGGCATGCCCTTCCTGCCGGTGTACATCGCCAAGGCGGGCGGCTTCTTCTTCCTGGTCTTCGGCGTGCTGACGATCATGGGCGGCATCGCCGGCATCAACCCGGTGTGGGCGT
It encodes:
- a CDS encoding glutamate synthase subunit beta, which gives rise to MADPKGFLNHGREVAKSRPVEERLKDWNEVYVPGSLLPIISKQASRCMDCGIPFCHNGCPLGNLIPEWNDYAYREDWTAASERLHATNNFPEFTGRLCPAPCEAACVLGINQPAVTIKNVEVSIIDKAWDAGTVAPQAPERLSGKTVAVIGSGPAGLAAAQQLTRAGHTVAVYERADRIGGLLRYGIPEFKMEKRHINRRIEQMRAEGTRFRTGIEIGRDLKATDLKKRYDAVVIAAGATTARDLPVPGRELKGVHQAMEYLPLANKVQEGDYVTSPISAEGKHVVVIGGGDTGADCVGTAHRQGAASVTQLEIMPRPGEERAAHQPWPTFPMLYKVTSAHEEGGERVYSVSTTHFEGDEDGNVQWLHMTEVEFVDGKLTSKPGTERKIPAQLVTLAMGFTGTDRDNGLVEQFGLELDERGNVARDADFQTNVPGVFVAGDAGRGQSLIVWAIAEGRSAARGCDRFLTGASDLPAPIRPTDRALMA
- a CDS encoding chitosanase; translation: MRRTGILLFAAAPVVIAAAAYFLVPTDSAEGPAEPPAATAQQSTRQEAKNRAEQERSADDKLIASLPPGLADPAKKELAQQLVSTAENSTLNWRDTYGYIEDLDDGQGYTAGVIGFCTGTHDLLALVERYTADHPDNGLAEYLPALRAVDGTDSHEGLDPGFTAAWKAESEVTAFREAQLAERDRAYFDPAVRLAKLDGLGTLGQFVYYDAMVFHGPGIDEDGFYVLRERALRKAESPSQGGSEKAYLDAFLDVRRTAMREKRPNTDTTRIDTAQRRFLSDGNLQLRTPLRWQVYGETYRVP
- a CDS encoding rhomboid family intramembrane serine protease; translated protein: MEPESTVTTCYRHPKVASYVRCTRCDRYICPDCMREASVGHQCVECVKEGARSVRQARTVVGGRIAETAVVTYLLIALNILVYLAELAFPEIIGRLSMVGFRLAGLDAGYYPDVGGVLGNFHTEGVAAGEWERLITSAFLHLPPTEGTFGILHIVMNMAALWHLGHLLEIQLGRVRYLALYLLSALGGSVMELLLTHPARESVGASGAIFGLGAAYYVLARRVGADMRPVNRFMVFLLLWLLLSAGLTSWQGHLGGLLTGAVVTLAYAYAPRGPRRAVIQVAACVGVLVLLAVVATARVSDLTGGGLTL
- a CDS encoding vWA domain-containing protein; amino-acid sequence: MAAISLSKVEETAPALVSLYKSAGVSLRKHGLDGVRAAVYLVVDYSGSMRPYYKDGSVQALADRVLGLSAHLDDDGIVPVVFFSTDVDAVTDIALADHRGRIERIAAGLGHMGKTSYHLAMDAVIDHYLDSGSTDPALVVFQTDGGPINKLAAERYLCKAARLPLFWQFIGFGDPNSKQFDYLRKLDELAVPDRRVVDNAGFFHAGSDPRRMSDAELYDRLLGEFPKWLVAARAQGIVRPHRP
- the qcrB gene encoding cytochrome bc1 complex cytochrome b subunit, with product MDGARSENDGTTARRAAPPGKGEKVADWADGRLGLYALAKANMRKVFPDHWSFMLGEVCLYSFLILILTGVYLTLFFDPSTNEVVYNGTYEPLNGVLMTRAYESTLDISFDVRGGLLMRQIHHWAALVFVTGMLVHMMRVFFTGAFRKPRELNWVFGWTLLMLGIITGLTGYSLPDDLLSGTGLRFAHGAILSVPIVGTYLAFFLFGGEFPGEDFIARLYPVHILLLPGIMLGLVVAHLILVFYHKHTQYPGPGRDQKSVVGMPFLPVYIAKAGGFFFLVFGVLTIMGGIAGINPVWAFGPYRPDLVTTGAQPDWYLGFSEGLIRVMPGWELNAWGHTLELGVFIPFSLFPLILLALGLYPFLEAWITGDKREHHILDRPRNMPVRTGLGAAWLSLYAVLLIGGGNDIVATHLHLSINSITWFVRISVFVVPVLTYYVTKRICLGLQRRDRDKVLHGRETGIIKRLPHGEYIEVHEPVTQGQLFTLTQHEQHPPYEIGERVDANGVRRRVTVSQRVRARLALAMFGPRSRITKPTVAEYREVTSGDHHH